In Myxococcus xanthus, the genomic window TACGAAATCGTACTCTACGAAGGCTACGCGCCCCATGGCATCGCGCTGCTGGTGGAGACGGCGACGGACAACGTCGTGCGCACCGTGGCCAACGTGCGCATGCACTTCAACAAGCACAGCGGGAACCTGGGCACCGCGGGCAGCGTGGCCTTCATGTTCCAGCGGATGGGCGTGTTCCGGTTGAACCCGGAGGGCTTGGACCTGGACTCGCTGGAGCTGGAGCTCATCGACCACGGCCTCCAGGAGATGGGTGAGGGCGTGGGAGAGAAGGGCGAGAAGCAGATCATCATCCGCTCCGCCTTCGCCGACTTCGGCCAGCTCCAGGCCGCCATCGAGGCCAAGGGCCTGGTGCCCGTCTCGGCGGACTCCGAATACGTGGCGCTGAACCCCATCGAGCTGCCCGAGGACAAGGCCACCGAGGTGCTGGAGCTCGTGGACGCGCTGGAGCAGGACGACGACGTCCAGCGCGTGTTCCACAACCTGGCGTAAGGCAGGTGGCCGGGCCGGCCCTCGAATCAGGGCCGGTCCAGCCGGCGAGCGTCAGCCGAGTCTGGCGCGGAAGCCGATGGGGCCCTCGCCGTTGTAGATCATGGTGCCAGCCAGCGTCTTGCCGCCGTCGCTGGACGCGACGTTGAGGGCGACGACGTTCTGGCCGTTGCGGGCGCCAATCATCCAGAAGCCACCCGGGTTCCAGGGCGCGGTGCTGCCGCCCCACTGGTTCTCCACGGTGTAGGTGTCCGGCGAGGTCAACGTGCCCCGGAAGCCAATGGGGCCCTCGCCGTTGTACGTCATGGTGCCCGAGAGCGTCTTGCCTCCGTCGTTGGACTTTGCGTCGACGTTGATGACGTTCTGTTTGCCGCGAGTGCCCAGCACCCAGACCCCGCCAGAATGCCAGGGCGCGGCGCTGCCGCCCCACTGGTTCTCCACCGAGTAGGTGTCGCCATCAGTCACCTCGCTCTTGAATCCGATGGGGCCCTCTCCGTTGTAGGTCGTGGTGCCGGTGAGTGTCTTGCCTCCGTCGTTGGACTTGATGCTGACGGCCACGATGTTCTGCTTGTCCCGGGCGCCGAGCACCCACACGCCGCCGGGCTGCCAGGGCGCGGAGGTGCCACCCCACTGGTTCTCCACCGTGTAGTTGTTGGCACTGGACAGCGT contains:
- a CDS encoding hemagglutinin; this translates as MAAYLVQNQWGGSQATWNPGGLWLIGARDKQNVVALDIKSDDGGKTLKGTMTYNGEGPIGFRGTLSSANNYTVENQWGGTSAPWQPGGVWVLGARDKQNIVAVSIKSNDGGKTLTGTTTYNGEGPIGFKSEVTDGDTYSVENQWGGSAAPWHSGGVWVLGTRGKQNVINVDAKSNDGGKTLSGTMTYNGEGPIGFRGTLTSPDTYTVENQWGGSTAPWNPGGFWMIGARNGQNVVALNVASSDGGKTLAGTMIYNGEGPIGFRARLG
- a CDS encoding YebC/PmpR family DNA-binding transcriptional regulator — translated: MGRIFETRKATMMARWNKMAKVFTRISKDIAIAVKAGGPNPDSNSTLRRVLQNARAANMPKDKVDAAIKRASGQSATDYEIVLYEGYAPHGIALLVETATDNVVRTVANVRMHFNKHSGNLGTAGSVAFMFQRMGVFRLNPEGLDLDSLELELIDHGLQEMGEGVGEKGEKQIIIRSAFADFGQLQAAIEAKGLVPVSADSEYVALNPIELPEDKATEVLELVDALEQDDDVQRVFHNLA